In Topomyia yanbarensis strain Yona2022 chromosome 2, ASM3024719v1, whole genome shotgun sequence, one DNA window encodes the following:
- the LOC131685930 gene encoding arrestin domain-containing protein 17-like gives MPTTCKFRLRNDTNKVYYCGEKLDGSIDLTFSETKKLNGIKLIIAGVAHVKWIQHRGPNRYSTTFKGSEACLHSEIDLLRADGDSMDVPAGKHTYSFDCPLPESLPATFEGKQGRIQYIITVILQRSWKADKIFTIEFIVLRRVDLSAEPPSIRGPARVEISKAFRCWPCRTGPLIATLQTSATGYVPGQRIALVLEVNNGSNSKIQSIHLKLVMVVTYTSDTPRVKLKIDREDVVQIELDQTDESDEVKYEESLIVPQLPASSGSDSCCKKIKIEYELVAELEVGAVHQLLKLTIPVVIGTIPLNGDRRESTIMELES, from the exons GTTTTCTGAGACCAAGAAATTGAACG gAATAAAACTTATTATAGCTGGCGTTGCTCACGTAAAATGGATACAGCACCGAGGCCCCAATCGTTATAGTACCACTTTTAAGGGCAGTGAAGCTTGCCTACACTCGGAAATTGATTTGCTGCGAGCAGATG GTGACTCGATGGACGTTCCAGCCGGGAAGCACACGTACAGCTTCGATTGCCCTCTGCCGGAATCACTGCCGGCTACCTTTGAAGGGAAGCAAGGTCGCATCCAGTACATAATCACTGTGATTTTACAACGTTCCTGGAAGGCAGATAAGATATTCACGATTGAATTTATAGTGTTACGAAGGGTGGATCTGAGTGCGGAACCACCCTCGATTCGTGGTCCGGCACGGGTTGAGATCAGTAAGGCGTTCCGTTGTTGGCCCTGCCGAACTGGTCCCTTGATAGCCACGTTGCAAACTTCCGCTACAGGGTATGTCCCCGGACAGAGAATCGCCCTGGTGCTGGAGGTTAACAATGGAAGCAATTCGAAGATTCAGTCCATTCATCTCAAGCTGGTGATGGTGGTTACGTACACCAGCGATACGCCTCGAGTGAAGCTGAAGATCGACCGCGAGGATGTAGTTCAGATTGAACTCGATCAGACAGACGAAAGCGATGAGGTGAAATACGAGGAAAGCCTGATAGTACCCCAGCTACCGGCTTCCAGTGGAAGTGATAGTTGCTGCAAAAAGATTAAAATCGAGTACGAGCTGGTGGCGGAACTGGAGGTTGGTGCAGTGCATCAGCTGCTGAAGTTAACCATTCCCGTCGTCATTGGAACGATTCCACTCAACGGAGACCGGCGTGAGTCGACTATCATGGAACTGGAATCATAA